From Abiotrophia defectiva ATCC 49176:
CCCAGAATTTAAGGAGCCTGAAATCCAAGAGAAGGCAATTGAACAGATGAAGGCACATGGCATTGATGCCTTAGTTGTTGTGGGTGGGGACGGTTCCTTTACTGGGGCCTTGAAATTAACCCAAAAAGGTTTCCCAGCTATCGGGATTCCTGGGACCATCGATAACGATATTGCAGGGACAGAATACACCATTGGTTTTGATACCGCGGTTAATGTGGCCCTAGATGCTATTGATAAAATTACTGACACTGCTTCCTCCCACAACCGGACCTTTATTGTCGAAGTAATGGGCCGTCATGCAGGGGATATGGCTAGCTGGATTGGGGTGGCTGCTGGTGCAGATGCCATTGTGATTCCAGAAGAAGCCTATGACTTAAAAGCAATCGCAGAAACCATCGCTGCTAACCGTCGCGCCGGTAAGGATCATTCCTTAATCGTCTTGGCCGAAGGCGTCATGACAGCGGCTCAATTCCGTAAGGAATACGAAACTGTCTCTGGTGACGATGTGCGTGATGTGACCTTGTCACACATTCAACGTGGGGGTAACCCAACAGTGCGTGACCGTGTCTTCGCTAGCTTGATGGGTGCCAAGGCGGTTGACCTCTTGTTAGAAGGTCAAGCTGGGATTTTCTTAGGTCTTAAGAACGAGCAATTGGCAACTTTTGACATTGTGGAAACCTTGACCAAGGAAAAACACCAAGTCCGCCGCGATCTTTACCAATTAAACCAAGGCCTTAGCGCTAAATAAAAAAGAGAAGGAGTTCTTTTAAAATGAAAAAAACTAAGATTATTTGTACCATGGGTCCTGCTTCTAACACAGCAGAACAAATGGCAAAGTTGATTGAAGCAGGGATGAACGTTGCACGTTTCAACTTCTCTCACGGTTCTCACGAAGAACACTTAGAACGCTTCAACAACTTGAAGGCTGCCCGTCAAGCTACCGGCAAACTTTGCGCCATTCTCTTGGATACCAAAGGTCCAGAAATCCGTACTAACGACATGCAAGACAATGCCATCGACTTAGTTAAGGGCGCAACTGTTCGTATTTCTATGACTGAAGTCTTAGGGACTAAGGACAAATTCTCTGTAACTTACGCTAACTTAATCAACGACGTTGAAGTAGGTAGCCACATTCTCTTGGATGACGGTTTAGTTGACTTATTGGTAACTGAAATCGACCACGCTAACCAAGAATTAGTAACTGAAATTCAAAACTCTGGCGTAATCAAATCTAAGAAGGGTGTTAACGTTCCTAACGTTTCCATCAACTTACCAGGGATCACTGAAAAAGACGCTGCTGACATCCGCTTCGGTGTTCGCGAAGGGATCGACTTCATCGCTGCATCTTTCGTTCGTCGTGCTAGCGACGTTATGGAAATCCGTGAAATCTTAGAACAAGAAGGTCGTCCAAACGTTAAGATCATCTCTAAGATTGAGAACCAAGAAGGGGTCGACAATATCGACGAAATCTTGTCTGTATCTGACGGTATCATGGTAGCTCGTGGTGACTTAGGGGTAGAAATCCCAACTCACGAAGTGCCAATCGTTCAAAAATACATCATCAAGAAATGTAACCAAGCTGGTAAACCAGTTGTAACAGCAACTCAAATGTTAGACTCTATGCAACGCAACCCACGTCCAACTCGTGCGGAAGCTGGGGACGTTGCCAACGCTATCTTCGACGGGACTGACGCGGTAATGCTTTCTGGTGAAACTGCAGCAGGGGACTTCCCTGAAGAAGCAGTTAAGACTATGGCTGCTATCTGTGTTCGTACTGAAAAAGAATTGCACGAACACGACGCATTCAGCATCAAACGCTTCGACCGTTCTGACATGACTGAAGCAATCGGTCAAGCAGTTGGTCACACTGCTAAGAACTTAGGTATCGAAACCATCGTAGCACCTACAAGCTCAGGTCACACTGCTTTGATGATTTCTAAATACCGTCCAAACGCTCACATCGTGGCAGCTACTTTCGACGAAGAAACTCAACGTTCATTAGCTGTAGCATGGGGTGTTATCCCTTACGTTATCGACCGTCCAACTTCAACAGACGAAATGATGGATAGCGCAACTGCTTTGGTTCAAGAAAAAGGCTTCGCTAAAGAAGGCGACTTAATCTTAATCACTGCTGGTGTACCAGTTGGTGAAGCAGGGACCACTAACTTGATGAAAATTCAAGCCATTGGGACTCAATTAGCGAAGGGTGAAGGCGTCGGTAACGGCAATTTTATCGGTAAGGCTGTTTTAGCAACTGATGCGGCTACTGCCAATGCGAAAGCCACTGCTGGGACTATCTTAGTAACTCGTGCAACTGACAAGGACTTCTTGCCAGCATTCGATAAAATCGGTGCCCTTGTTACTGAAGAAGGCGGGATCACTTCTCATGCAGCCATCATGGGGCTTGAAAAAGGGATTCCTGTCATCGTAGCAGCTAAAGATGTGCTTTCTAACGTGGCAGATGGTGAATTAATCACTGTAGATGCGCGTCGTGGTTTAATCTACCGCGGTGCAGCAGCGATTATCTAAGCTCACCTCACTTATAATCATCAACGCTCTACCATTAGGTAGGGCGTTTTTTTGTGCTGTCATGCAAATTTAATAGAGAATTTTCGGATTAAATCAGGGCAAAGGGGTATATATATATGAAGACTTTTAGAGGAGGGATTATATGGAACCCCAGTATCAACTTAAGACAGGTGTAGCTAAGCTAAAATGGTGGTTAGTCGGCTTATTTGCCATAGGAATTATAGGCATTGTCATTGGCTTAATATGGCTTAACTTGCGCCCAAGACGGCCCATAATGCAAGAAGAGTCTTCTATCAGTTCTAGTAGGCTTGCTGAGCCAATCTCTTCCCAGCAATCCTCCCAGCCCGACAAGATTTATGTAGACCTCAAGGGAGCTGTCAAGCATCCAGGAGTCTATGCCTTAGACCAGGGTAGTCGGGTCTTTGACTTGCTGGAAATGGCGGGGGGGTTGACGGAAGATGCGGCCGAGCGGGCCCTTAACCAAGCTCAACTCCTGGTGGATCAGCAGAGTCTCTATGTACCCACCATGGCGGAATGGGAGGCTGAGAGCCAGGGACCGCAAGCTAACGTGGTAGGAAGTCAGGCTCCCTTAGTTTCTAGTCCTAATAGTGGCAAGGTTAATGTCAATCAAGCCGATTTAAGCCAACTCGAGACCTTACCGGGTATTGGGGCTAAAAAAGCCCAAGCCATTATCGACTACCGGACGGCAAACGGCTCCTTTCATTCGCTTGAGGACTTAGGTAAAGTTAAGGGCATCGGACCTAAGATGCTAGAGAAGTTGAAGGATCTGGTGATTTTTCAATGAAGAACATGCTCAAAAGATATTGGTCAAATGACTGTCTCCTGCTAGCAAGCAGCCTTGAGTCCTTGAGACATAAATGGTTTCTACTATGGATCTATGCTGCAGTTTTCATTAGCATGCTATACCACGAAAACTGGGCTTGGAGCCTGGCCTTAGTCATCCTGATTGCTCGGCTCTACTTTCTAGGATCTAAATGTCATCGGCGAAACTACCTCTTGGCTTGCCTGGTCTTAAGCATCTGGTGCTTGGGCAAGTGGGCCTGGCAATACTATGAGCAGTCTCAACTTAATCAAAGCATAGAGCCGGACATAGCGCAAACCTATCAGCTAATTCTAGCACCTAGCCAAGTCAAGCATACGGCCACAGGTTGGCAGGGAATAGGCTATTTAAGATTAGCAGATGGCCGTCTTCTGCCAGTACTTGCAAAAGGGCAGGGCGACATTCAATGGGATTCAGGCCATGAGGTGATGGAAGTCAAGGGGCAGGCTAGTCTTAAAAAAGCCGAGCGAGCCCGTAATTTTGGGGTCTATGACTATCAGCAAAGCTTAGCAGATAAGGGGATTGATTGGGTACTAGACTTTAAGGTAGTGTCTGCCATTCAACCGAAGCCACTGTCTTTAGGAGCTATGGAAGCCCTACGACAGTGGTGTTTGTCGCCCTTGGCTAGGTGGAAAGAGCAAGAGGCTTCCTGGACCAGCTTGGTTTTACGGCTTCTATTTAATCAGCAGACCCCGGGCTTTCGCGACCAGTCGGTGAGTTTGGGGGTGCTTGGCCTAAGTCATTTCTTCGCTATCTCTGGCTTTCATTTGCTCTATTTAAGACGAATGCTGAGTCGTTTCTTTTTGCGCTTAGGTTGCCTTAAAGAAAGTGTTGCTTTCTGGCTTCCCCTCTTGCTCCTCTTCTATAGCTGGCTATGTGGTTGGCCTATTGGTAGCATTAGAGTCTTAGGAGGCTGGGGGCTAGTAGCTTTTTCCAAGTCTTATGGCGACCAAAGTGTGACGTCTATGGACCGGCTAAGTCTTGTAGGACTGGCCTGTTTACTTTGCCAGCCTGGCCTAGTCTTTCAGCCGGCCTACCTGCTGAGCTTTGGCTTGTCAGCTGTACTCATATTTTCGAATCAAGCCATGGAGCACCCAAAACACTATACTTGGCGCCATCAAGTCTACATACTTTTAGCTTGTTTGCTCGTTACCTGGCCTCTTATGATGGATTGGCGTTATGAATGGTATCCGCTACAAGTGCTGGCCATATTTCTCTTAGGGATTGTCTTTGAAGCGCTTATTATGCCGCTAGCCTTAGTGTCAGGCCTAGCGCTCATTTTGCCAGGCTTAGACAGGCTGGCAAGTTTAATGGATGGGATTTATCAAGTCTTGCTAGAAATACTAGCGCCTGTAGGTAAAATCTTCTCTTGGCATGTCATCACAGGACGTTTAAGTCTCATTTACTGGTTCATTTTTCTAATTCTATTCCTAGTGTGGTTGCGTTGGGGCTGGCGCCATCCTTGGACAACAGGGACTGTTCTGGTTTGCGCTTATGGCTTAATACTGGGACTTAAACCATACCAGCATTGGCAGTCTAGTGTTACCGTATTAGATGTAGGGCAGGGGGATAGTCTGGTCTACCAAGCAGCCTGGTCCAAGGAAGCCTGGTTGATTGATACAGGCGGCAGGCCACCTTATCCAGCTAGCAAGGAAGGGCCGAGTTTTGACACTCAATATGGCTATTATAATCTGATTCCCGCCCTCAAAGCGCAAGGGATTGGCTCACTGACCGGGGTCATGATTACCCACTCGGATTTAGACCATATTGGTAGCCTGGCTAGTCTCAGTCAAGAAGTGGCCATTGACAATCTCTGGATTAGCCAGCATACCGCTAGTCATCCGGTATGGCAGGAAATCAAGCCCTATCTGGCGACAAAGACCCAAGTCCATATCTTAGGACCAGGCCAAGCCTATTCAATCAAGGATGGGCTGACCTTCTACACCAATAATTTTAATCAGGCGACGGCCCCCAACGACGCTTCCATTGCGGCAACTCTAGCGATGGGTAGGCACCGTCTACTTAATTTAGGTGATATGTCGGGTGAATATGAGCAGGCCTTGATTGAACGTTTCCCTGAAATTCAGGCCGATATTCTCAAATGCGCCCATCATGGCAGTCGCTTTAGCAGTTCAGATGCCTTGCTCAACCACCTGCAGCCTAAGTTAGCCTTGTTGTCTGCTGGAGTTCACAACACCTATCACCACCCTCATCCTGATACCCTGGCTAAACTAAGTAATAGGGGGATTCCTTATTTTGCAACACCCTATCATGGCGCCATCCGCTATGAGTGGAGTGATTGGGGTTGGGAGGGGTGGCGAACAGTTCTGGAAGCACCACAATCCACCTATCCTAAAAGTGAGCCTAGCCATTCAAAAAGATAAGCTAATCTTGTATGCCCATAGCTAAAGTGCTATACTGAATACGTAAACATTATTATGCAAAAACCTGTAGAGAGTAGGTGTTTTTTGTGTTAGAAGTAAAGCATTTAGTTAAGCACTTCGGCGACTTGTGCGCTGTCAATGATGTCTCCTTTAGGGTGGAGCCAGGTAGTATTATGGGGATTATTGGTCAGAACGGGTCTGGTAAGACTACAATTTTTCGGATGATCCTCAATTTCTTGAAATTAGAACCTGGTGCATCCATTGAGTGGCAAGGGAAGCCTATGAGCAGTCAAGTCTATGATACGGTAGGCTATTTGCCGGAAGAACGTGGCTTATATGATAAGATGACCATCGAGGATCAGATTGTCTTCTTTGCGGAATTGCGCGGCATGAAGAAGGCCCAAGTTCTTGAAAAAATTGATTATTGGATGGAAAAATTCGATGTCAGAGGTAAAAGAAGCGATAAAATTAAGAGTCTGTCTAAAGGGAATCAACAGAAGGTGCAACTCATCGCGACCTTAATTCATGAGCCAAAACTCATGATTCTAGATGAGCCATTTTCAGGTCTAGACCCGGTTAATGCGGACTTACTCAAGCAAGGTATTCTAGAGCTCAAGGCGAAGGGTTCTTCCATTATTTTCTCTAGTCATAATATGAATAACGTAGAAGAAATTTGCGACCATTTGGTCATGATTCACTATGGTAAACAGGTGCTGTCAGGAACGGTTGACGAGGTTAAGGAGTCCTTCGGCCGGACCCGTATTTTCCTAGAAAGTCCTGACTGGAATCAAGCCCAACTTCAAGCCCTACCAGGCGTAGAAAAGGTCCGTCACCTAAGCGGTCATCGCTATCATTTGATTCTAAGTGATGAGTCCGCCGGTCATGCCATCTTTGACGCAGTGACACAAGGAAAGTATATTGCCCAATTTAGTCAACAACCGCCAACCTTAGATGAGATTTTCAAGTTGAAAGTAGAGGTGTCTGACCATGAGTAAATTATGGATTATCGCCAAGGAAGTCTATCGCAAAAATGTCAAGAGTTGGGGTTTCTTCTTCATGGTTTTTGCGCCCTTTATTATCATGGGTGTTTCTGTCTTGATTGGCTACTTTATTGCCAATGATGAATCGAGTCATGCCAATGAGACCATCGCTATTGTCAGTCAAGATCAGGGCTTAAAAGATAGCTTAGCCCAGGATAATTTGACTTATAAGTTGGCCTATTATGATGATGAAGCCAGTGCTCGCCAATCCCTTAACCAAAAAGGAGTTAACGGCTATTTAATGGTCAAAGAAGACAATGGGCGTGTGCAAGCTACTTATTACCAAAAGTCTACCGCCCATAGCCTGACCTTGTCTGATTTGGCTGAAAGCCTCAATCGCTACCAACTCAGCAAAATAGGTCAAAGCCTTAACCTAAATGTTCAGCAAATTGCCACCATTCGTTCCAGTAAGGTGTCAATCGGTAAGATTAATCTCAAGGAAAGCAAGGACGGGACCTATTCAGAAGAGGATGCTAGGTCCCTTCAAGTCATGGCCCGCATGGGGGCTGCCTTTGTGGCCATTATGCTATCCTATATGTTGATTTTAGCTTACAGTTCAATTTTTGCTCAGGAAGTGGCCTTGGAGAAGGGCAACCGGGTCATGGAAATCATCCTATCCTCCATTCCTGCCAAACAACATTTATTAGGTAAGATTCTAGGTGCTTCACTGATAATGGCTACCCAAATTGGTATTTACCTGATCTTAGGAATCGGCTTCTATTTCATGACTGGCGTATCCAGTATTTTTAGCTACCTAGAGCCATTCAAACCACTTTTGCTAGGGATTTTGCCTAGCTTTGGTTTAAGTCTAGTCTTTGCTTTGATGGGGATGTTGGCCTATATGATTCTATCCGTTCTGCTAGG
This genomic window contains:
- the pfkA gene encoding 6-phosphofructokinase; translated protein: MKRIAVLTSGGDAPGMNAAVRAVVERSLHHGIEVVGAYYGFKGLYEGDFRPLDLATCSHALRRGGTFLYSARFPEFKEPEIQEKAIEQMKAHGIDALVVVGGDGSFTGALKLTQKGFPAIGIPGTIDNDIAGTEYTIGFDTAVNVALDAIDKITDTASSHNRTFIVEVMGRHAGDMASWIGVAAGADAIVIPEEAYDLKAIAETIAANRRAGKDHSLIVLAEGVMTAAQFRKEYETVSGDDVRDVTLSHIQRGGNPTVRDRVFASLMGAKAVDLLLEGQAGIFLGLKNEQLATFDIVETLTKEKHQVRRDLYQLNQGLSAK
- the pyk gene encoding pyruvate kinase — encoded protein: MKKTKIICTMGPASNTAEQMAKLIEAGMNVARFNFSHGSHEEHLERFNNLKAARQATGKLCAILLDTKGPEIRTNDMQDNAIDLVKGATVRISMTEVLGTKDKFSVTYANLINDVEVGSHILLDDGLVDLLVTEIDHANQELVTEIQNSGVIKSKKGVNVPNVSINLPGITEKDAADIRFGVREGIDFIAASFVRRASDVMEIREILEQEGRPNVKIISKIENQEGVDNIDEILSVSDGIMVARGDLGVEIPTHEVPIVQKYIIKKCNQAGKPVVTATQMLDSMQRNPRPTRAEAGDVANAIFDGTDAVMLSGETAAGDFPEEAVKTMAAICVRTEKELHEHDAFSIKRFDRSDMTEAIGQAVGHTAKNLGIETIVAPTSSGHTALMISKYRPNAHIVAATFDEETQRSLAVAWGVIPYVIDRPTSTDEMMDSATALVQEKGFAKEGDLILITAGVPVGEAGTTNLMKIQAIGTQLAKGEGVGNGNFIGKAVLATDAATANAKATAGTILVTRATDKDFLPAFDKIGALVTEEGGITSHAAIMGLEKGIPVIVAAKDVLSNVADGELITVDARRGLIYRGAAAII
- a CDS encoding ComEA family DNA-binding protein, which gives rise to MEPQYQLKTGVAKLKWWLVGLFAIGIIGIVIGLIWLNLRPRRPIMQEESSISSSRLAEPISSQQSSQPDKIYVDLKGAVKHPGVYALDQGSRVFDLLEMAGGLTEDAAERALNQAQLLVDQQSLYVPTMAEWEAESQGPQANVVGSQAPLVSSPNSGKVNVNQADLSQLETLPGIGAKKAQAIIDYRTANGSFHSLEDLGKVKGIGPKMLEKLKDLVIFQ
- a CDS encoding DNA internalization-related competence protein ComEC/Rec2 codes for the protein MLYHENWAWSLALVILIARLYFLGSKCHRRNYLLACLVLSIWCLGKWAWQYYEQSQLNQSIEPDIAQTYQLILAPSQVKHTATGWQGIGYLRLADGRLLPVLAKGQGDIQWDSGHEVMEVKGQASLKKAERARNFGVYDYQQSLADKGIDWVLDFKVVSAIQPKPLSLGAMEALRQWCLSPLARWKEQEASWTSLVLRLLFNQQTPGFRDQSVSLGVLGLSHFFAISGFHLLYLRRMLSRFFLRLGCLKESVAFWLPLLLLFYSWLCGWPIGSIRVLGGWGLVAFSKSYGDQSVTSMDRLSLVGLACLLCQPGLVFQPAYLLSFGLSAVLIFSNQAMEHPKHYTWRHQVYILLACLLVTWPLMMDWRYEWYPLQVLAIFLLGIVFEALIMPLALVSGLALILPGLDRLASLMDGIYQVLLEILAPVGKIFSWHVITGRLSLIYWFIFLILFLVWLRWGWRHPWTTGTVLVCAYGLILGLKPYQHWQSSVTVLDVGQGDSLVYQAAWSKEAWLIDTGGRPPYPASKEGPSFDTQYGYYNLIPALKAQGIGSLTGVMITHSDLDHIGSLASLSQEVAIDNLWISQHTASHPVWQEIKPYLATKTQVHILGPGQAYSIKDGLTFYTNNFNQATAPNDASIAATLAMGRHRLLNLGDMSGEYEQALIERFPEIQADILKCAHHGSRFSSSDALLNHLQPKLALLSAGVHNTYHHPHPDTLAKLSNRGIPYFATPYHGAIRYEWSDWGWEGWRTVLEAPQSTYPKSEPSHSKR
- a CDS encoding ABC transporter ATP-binding protein; translated protein: MLEVKHLVKHFGDLCAVNDVSFRVEPGSIMGIIGQNGSGKTTIFRMILNFLKLEPGASIEWQGKPMSSQVYDTVGYLPEERGLYDKMTIEDQIVFFAELRGMKKAQVLEKIDYWMEKFDVRGKRSDKIKSLSKGNQQKVQLIATLIHEPKLMILDEPFSGLDPVNADLLKQGILELKAKGSSIIFSSHNMNNVEEICDHLVMIHYGKQVLSGTVDEVKESFGRTRIFLESPDWNQAQLQALPGVEKVRHLSGHRYHLILSDESAGHAIFDAVTQGKYIAQFSQQPPTLDEIFKLKVEVSDHE
- a CDS encoding ABC transporter permease; this encodes MSKLWIIAKEVYRKNVKSWGFFFMVFAPFIIMGVSVLIGYFIANDESSHANETIAIVSQDQGLKDSLAQDNLTYKLAYYDDEASARQSLNQKGVNGYLMVKEDNGRVQATYYQKSTAHSLTLSDLAESLNRYQLSKIGQSLNLNVQQIATIRSSKVSIGKINLKESKDGTYSEEDARSLQVMARMGAAFVAIMLSYMLILAYSSIFAQEVALEKGNRVMEIILSSIPAKQHLLGKILGASLIMATQIGIYLILGIGFYFMTGVSSIFSYLEPFKPLLLGILPSFGLSLVFALMGMLAYMILSVLLGSIATRLEDVQKSIQPVIFTTIIGFYIAVYGLQQPNSPVVVIGSWVPFTSPFVMPVRLATETVSNLEIVLCLLGCFAFMVFSFWLALTFYQATVLSTSDKGVIHAFKRSYSLWKSEKGQKA